One segment of Natronosalvus halobius DNA contains the following:
- a CDS encoding Lrp/AsnC family transcriptional regulator, with product MNLDDTDRAILRILQENARTPFSEIARQIDMSSATVHDRVNRLEEAGVIEGYHAKVEPKAIGLGISALVGLRVEQGREQDTLERLTDIEGVQEVHLTTGEWDVMMRVYAADADALRELMFNQIAQMDGFSRSQTMVILGTTYDSQELPISPEQN from the coding sequence ATGAACCTCGACGACACTGATCGGGCGATCCTCCGGATTCTACAGGAAAACGCCCGAACGCCGTTCAGCGAAATCGCCCGCCAGATCGACATGTCGAGCGCGACCGTTCACGACCGGGTCAATCGGCTCGAGGAGGCGGGCGTCATCGAGGGCTACCACGCGAAGGTCGAGCCGAAGGCGATCGGTCTCGGCATCTCAGCGCTCGTCGGTCTGCGGGTCGAACAGGGGCGCGAACAGGATACCCTCGAACGACTAACCGACATCGAAGGGGTCCAGGAGGTCCACCTCACGACCGGCGAGTGGGACGTCATGATGCGCGTCTACGCCGCCGACGCGGACGCCCTGCGCGAGTTGATGTTCAACCAGATCGCGCAGATGGACGGCTTTTCGCGTTCGCAGACCATGGTCATTCTCGGGACGACGTACGACAGCCAGGAGCTGCCAATTTCGCCGGAGCAGAACTGA
- a CDS encoding DUF63 family protein — protein MEAYVDRYGAGRIWLAVVGSLVALITLAAVVFPHRVAAEILWHYYWGPVAADAQNYGCIAWNGGSPTECGPNTTGPEASPGYTWQSYAGYIPTLVLMLVGIILLIKRLEIDRYRAGFYGLFPFMLFGGALRVVEDANVRALVETGEMPIGLPWVAALISPFIYGTVFLVALFAVVVSVWLDRSGYVSGYEYPLAGIGTAALTVTVAYLGYFAATHELASFYPLIPLITLVGATVVTAITYGAITRFAPDLNRGTGFMGAVVIWAHSVDGIANVIGLDWASAFGLGYSPKHPVNEWIVTTTEAVFPASVVDVIGAAWPFLIVKVVAAVFIIWVFDESIFEESPRYAILLLITVVAVGLGPGTRDMLRATFGI, from the coding sequence ATGGAAGCGTACGTCGACCGCTACGGCGCAGGACGAATCTGGCTAGCGGTCGTGGGATCGCTCGTCGCGTTGATCACGCTAGCGGCAGTGGTGTTCCCGCACCGAGTCGCCGCCGAAATCCTCTGGCACTACTACTGGGGTCCAGTCGCCGCCGACGCCCAGAACTACGGCTGCATCGCCTGGAACGGCGGTTCGCCGACCGAGTGCGGGCCGAACACGACCGGACCGGAGGCCAGCCCCGGCTATACCTGGCAGTCATACGCGGGGTACATTCCGACGCTCGTGCTCATGCTCGTCGGGATCATCCTCCTGATCAAGCGCCTCGAGATCGATCGCTACCGCGCGGGCTTCTACGGCCTGTTTCCGTTCATGCTGTTCGGCGGGGCGCTGCGCGTCGTCGAGGACGCCAACGTTCGAGCGCTCGTCGAGACCGGCGAGATGCCCATCGGGCTCCCCTGGGTGGCCGCCCTCATCAGTCCGTTCATCTACGGAACCGTCTTCCTGGTCGCGTTGTTTGCCGTCGTCGTCTCGGTCTGGCTCGATCGAAGCGGATACGTCTCGGGCTACGAGTACCCGCTCGCTGGGATCGGGACGGCTGCACTGACGGTGACGGTGGCCTACCTCGGCTACTTCGCGGCGACCCACGAACTGGCGAGTTTTTACCCACTCATCCCGCTCATAACGCTCGTCGGGGCGACCGTCGTCACCGCCATCACCTACGGGGCGATCACGCGATTCGCGCCCGACCTCAACCGGGGAACCGGGTTCATGGGGGCGGTCGTCATCTGGGCGCACAGCGTCGACGGCATCGCTAACGTCATCGGCCTCGACTGGGCCAGCGCGTTCGGCCTCGGGTACAGTCCGAAACACCCGGTCAACGAGTGGATCGTCACCACGACCGAAGCGGTATTCCCGGCGTCCGTCGTCGACGTGATCGGCGCAGCGTGGCCGTTCCTCATCGTCAAAGTCGTCGCCGCCGTCTTCATCATCTGGGTGTTCGACGAGTCGATCTTCGAGGAGAGTCCCCGGTACGCCATCTTGCTGTTGATAACGGTGGTTGCCGTCGGTCTCGGGCCGGGAACGCGGGACATGCTGCGAGCGACGTTCGGGATCTAA
- a CDS encoding TrmB family transcriptional regulator, whose amino-acid sequence MNVTNVHMDEYVDELTTLGLSSYEARVYVALVENGVMTADDVATEADVPIGRIYDVLNSLADRSLVRADDGRPRTYAHVEPSMAIDRVLGRRRNELETKRGEYERTASSARRSLTALAEEVQTEQFATSAFHDVAARDLLVERFGSAAIEIRIYVDTVAFRSEIRDAFVTRLEACLDDGIDVRLLATEFDPCSPPLARLLDSGLRIRRTETVPHQRFIVIDEREVCVEVLDPVHADDLLAVVNFRDDGIATDLASNFDERWRRTGPGY is encoded by the coding sequence ATGAACGTCACGAATGTTCACATGGACGAGTACGTCGACGAGTTGACGACGCTGGGGCTCTCGAGTTACGAGGCTCGAGTGTACGTTGCCCTCGTAGAGAACGGCGTGATGACGGCCGACGACGTGGCGACCGAGGCAGACGTTCCGATCGGGCGGATCTACGACGTGCTCAACTCCCTCGCGGACCGATCGCTCGTCAGAGCGGACGACGGCCGCCCCCGAACGTACGCCCACGTCGAACCGTCGATGGCGATCGATCGCGTCCTCGGGCGCCGTCGAAACGAACTCGAGACGAAACGCGGCGAGTACGAACGGACGGCCTCGAGCGCCCGCCGGAGCCTGACGGCGCTCGCCGAGGAGGTACAGACCGAGCAGTTCGCGACCAGCGCGTTCCACGACGTCGCCGCCCGCGACCTCCTGGTCGAGCGCTTCGGATCGGCGGCCATCGAGATCCGTATCTACGTCGACACGGTCGCGTTCCGGTCGGAGATCCGTGATGCGTTCGTCACACGGCTCGAGGCCTGTCTCGACGACGGAATCGACGTTCGACTACTCGCGACCGAGTTCGATCCGTGCTCACCGCCGCTCGCGCGGTTGCTCGATTCCGGGTTGCGTATTCGTCGAACGGAGACCGTCCCGCACCAGCGGTTCATCGTCATCGACGAGCGGGAGGTCTGCGTCGAGGTCCTCGATCCGGTTCACGCCGACGACCTCCTCGCCGTCGTCAACTTCCGGGACGATGGAATTGCCACCGACCTCGCCTCGAATTTCGACGAGCGCTGGCGGCGGACGGGACCAGGATACTGA
- a CDS encoding NOP5/NOP56 family protein, with the protein MSGDGWFVDGDFEASRARIRTGTAAEPADWPTEAVEAGFAADRSAYYDALQEATVEATTAAVRERERADDQQLVHAIRALDDCRRTANELAERLAEWAGTVDPDAGSGIEYARSLTGNETAREDVGAPIQSLAARVTDLADEADSLEAYVERRAPTVAPNLSALAGPLLAARLLSLAGSLETLAKKPSGTVQVLGAEEALFAHLRGHASSPKHGIIFTHEAVRGTRLQDRGSAARALAGKLTIAARIDHYSGDYRPELEAELAERIETIRARAENDGGDDDE; encoded by the coding sequence ATGAGTGGCGACGGGTGGTTCGTCGACGGCGATTTCGAGGCGTCTCGAGCGCGGATTCGGACCGGAACGGCCGCCGAACCGGCGGACTGGCCGACCGAGGCGGTGGAAGCGGGGTTCGCCGCCGACCGGTCGGCGTACTACGACGCGCTCCAGGAGGCGACCGTCGAGGCGACGACGGCGGCCGTCAGGGAACGCGAACGAGCCGACGACCAGCAGCTGGTCCACGCGATCAGGGCGCTCGACGACTGTCGGCGAACGGCGAACGAACTCGCCGAACGGCTCGCCGAGTGGGCGGGGACGGTCGACCCCGATGCCGGGTCGGGAATCGAGTACGCGCGGTCGCTGACCGGGAACGAGACGGCCAGGGAAGACGTGGGGGCACCAATCCAGTCGCTGGCCGCCCGCGTCACCGACCTGGCGGACGAGGCCGATTCCCTCGAGGCGTACGTCGAGCGTCGGGCACCGACCGTCGCCCCCAACCTCTCGGCGCTCGCCGGACCGTTGCTCGCCGCCAGGTTGCTCTCGCTGGCTGGCAGTCTCGAGACGCTAGCGAAGAAACCCTCCGGGACCGTTCAGGTGCTCGGCGCCGAGGAGGCCCTGTTCGCCCACCTTCGCGGCCACGCCTCCTCGCCCAAACACGGAATCATCTTCACTCACGAGGCCGTCCGCGGGACCCGCCTCCAGGACCGCGGCTCGGCCGCCCGCGCCCTCGCCGGGAAGCTCACTATCGCAGCCCGGATCGACCACTACTCCGGGGACTATCGCCCGGAACTCGAGGCCGAACTCGCCGAGCGGATCGAGACGATTCGGGCTCGAGCCGAGAACGACGGAGGTGACGACGATGAGTGA
- a CDS encoding fibrillarin-like rRNA/tRNA 2'-O-methyltransferase, whose amino-acid sequence MSEGSSPSLPEGVERREISGRERLATRGEPVYGEPTDGPWRAWDPSRSKLGAMLELGMDTGLEGGETVLYLGAASGTTVSHVADFSGPTYAVEFAPRPTRDLLEAAASRPRLFPLLKDARKPETYAHVVESNVDVVVQDVATRGQADVAVRNRQFLDEDGRLLLAVKARSEDVTADPDAVFERVREELEESYEVLDVRRLDAFHVDHLGVVARPRLE is encoded by the coding sequence ATGAGTGAGGGATCGTCGCCATCGCTTCCCGAGGGCGTGGAACGCCGCGAAATCAGCGGCCGAGAACGACTCGCAACGCGCGGCGAACCCGTCTACGGCGAGCCGACTGACGGCCCATGGCGGGCGTGGGATCCGTCCAGGTCGAAACTCGGCGCGATGCTCGAGTTGGGCATGGATACGGGCCTCGAAGGTGGTGAGACCGTCCTCTACCTGGGGGCGGCCAGCGGCACCACGGTGAGCCACGTCGCCGATTTCTCCGGCCCGACCTACGCCGTCGAGTTCGCGCCCCGCCCGACGCGGGATTTGCTCGAGGCTGCCGCATCCCGTCCGCGGCTCTTTCCGCTGTTGAAGGACGCTCGCAAACCCGAGACCTACGCCCACGTCGTCGAATCGAACGTCGACGTCGTCGTCCAGGACGTCGCTACCCGCGGGCAGGCCGACGTCGCCGTGCGAAATCGCCAATTTTTGGACGAGGACGGGCGGCTCCTCCTCGCGGTGAAAGCCCGGAGCGAGGACGTGACCGCGGATCCCGACGCGGTGTTCGAACGGGTTCGCGAGGAACTCGAGGAGTCCTACGAGGTGCTCGATGTGCGACGCCTGGACGCGTTTCACGTCGATCACCTGGGAGTCGTTGCACGGCCGCGGTTGGAGTGA
- a CDS encoding glutamate--cysteine ligase, whose protein sequence is MERGSPESFTRMGTLGIEEEYFVVDDRGRPTSGSDELVYEHEPPDVLEDRLDHELFKFVIETQTPLIEHPSQAEDALLEVRRALLEHAHDHGFQIAAAGLHPLARWRELEHAEKPRYRSQLDRIQYTQHRNTTAGVHVHVGVDDADKAVWIANELRWYVPIMLALSANSPFWDGFDTGLHSARAKIFEGLPNTGMPTYFEDFAAFDAYERRMLETDSIEDRGELWFDVRPHTGHGTVEIRTPDGQADPDVVMAFVEYTHALVKSLAEAYEDGDPGTARRHRRELLDENKWRAIRHGHDAAFIDRNLEGTVSLGELVDQESERLGIDGIQRVYDRESGAERQRRIREEEGVDALCESLLVEA, encoded by the coding sequence ATGGAACGCGGGTCGCCGGAATCGTTCACGCGAATGGGGACGCTGGGGATCGAAGAGGAGTACTTCGTCGTCGACGACCGCGGGCGCCCGACGAGTGGCAGCGACGAACTGGTGTACGAACACGAGCCTCCAGACGTACTCGAGGACCGCCTCGACCACGAACTCTTCAAGTTCGTCATCGAGACACAGACACCGCTAATCGAGCACCCGTCACAGGCCGAAGACGCCTTGCTCGAGGTGCGTCGAGCGCTTCTCGAGCACGCCCACGACCACGGCTTTCAGATTGCCGCCGCCGGCCTCCACCCGCTCGCGCGCTGGCGCGAACTCGAGCACGCAGAGAAGCCTCGCTATCGATCGCAACTGGATCGCATCCAGTACACACAACACCGGAATACGACCGCCGGCGTCCACGTCCACGTCGGCGTCGACGACGCGGACAAGGCGGTGTGGATCGCCAACGAACTGCGCTGGTACGTCCCGATCATGCTCGCGCTGTCGGCGAACTCGCCGTTCTGGGACGGGTTCGACACCGGTTTACACTCCGCTCGAGCCAAGATCTTCGAGGGACTGCCGAACACTGGTATGCCGACGTACTTCGAGGACTTCGCGGCCTTCGACGCCTACGAACGGCGGATGCTGGAGACCGACTCGATCGAGGACCGCGGCGAACTCTGGTTCGATGTGCGCCCTCACACGGGCCACGGCACGGTCGAAATTCGTACGCCGGACGGCCAGGCCGACCCCGACGTGGTGATGGCGTTTGTCGAGTACACCCACGCGCTCGTGAAAAGTCTCGCCGAGGCCTACGAGGACGGCGACCCTGGCACTGCACGACGTCACCGGCGCGAACTGCTCGACGAGAACAAGTGGCGGGCGATCCGCCACGGCCACGACGCCGCGTTCATCGACCGCAACCTGGAGGGAACAGTCTCGCTCGGCGAACTGGTCGACCAGGAGAGTGAGCGACTCGGCATCGACGGCATCCAACGGGTGTACGACCGCGAAAGTGGCGCCGAGCGACAGCGACGAATTCGCGAGGAGGAGGGCGTGGACGCCCTCTGTGAGTCGTTGCTGGTCGAAGCCTGA
- a CDS encoding class I SAM-dependent methyltransferase, whose protein sequence is MTTEPPPPEERAMRVWSLGSYPDIAPHFLSMAAHLVESTAVTEGETVLDVACGTGNVALTAARRGATVTGLDLVPTMLEVARENATIADVDVEWHEGTATDLPFDDDTFDVTLSCVGHMFAEPPDDAARELLRVTRSSGTVGFTSWTPSSVVPAMGAVVREYLPPNPNAPDPPSLWGDSAVVRDRIGSGVDEITFETASVLIPALSPEHYWESATTESGLFIVALEPIDQADRPALRDETVETIGRYFDDHRNCVPMEYLLTKATVA, encoded by the coding sequence ATGACTACGGAACCGCCACCCCCGGAGGAACGAGCGATGCGCGTGTGGTCGTTGGGCTCCTATCCAGACATCGCGCCACACTTCCTATCGATGGCGGCTCACCTCGTCGAATCCACTGCCGTCACCGAGGGCGAAACCGTCCTCGACGTTGCGTGTGGAACGGGAAACGTCGCCCTCACCGCCGCCAGACGCGGGGCGACCGTGACCGGTCTCGACCTCGTTCCGACGATGCTCGAGGTGGCTCGAGAGAACGCGACGATCGCCGACGTCGACGTCGAGTGGCACGAAGGGACCGCGACAGACCTACCGTTCGACGACGATACGTTCGACGTGACGCTCTCCTGTGTCGGCCACATGTTTGCAGAGCCGCCCGACGACGCCGCACGCGAACTGCTTCGCGTCACGCGTTCGAGCGGGACCGTCGGGTTCACCTCCTGGACACCCTCGAGTGTCGTCCCCGCGATGGGTGCCGTGGTTCGCGAGTATCTTCCTCCGAATCCGAACGCCCCGGACCCACCGTCACTGTGGGGCGATTCCGCCGTCGTACGCGACCGGATTGGCAGTGGGGTCGACGAGATTACGTTCGAAACTGCCTCGGTGCTGATTCCCGCTCTTTCACCAGAGCACTACTGGGAGAGCGCGACGACCGAGTCCGGACTGTTCATCGTCGCCCTCGAGCCCATCGACCAGGCAGACCGTCCTGCGCTCCGTGACGAGACGGTCGAGACGATCGGGCGGTACTTCGACGACCACCGCAACTGCGTCCCGATGGAGTATCTGCTCACGAAGGCGACGGTGGCGTAA
- a CDS encoding helix-turn-helix domain-containing protein, with protein MTSDNTDERRVPDESDAHPEAGEGEATDASPRGSSASPGDTARTEAGTPDRTKTADEVDQRIVDLLSWILDTETRAKIYIHLLANPGSTSEEVSRGTGLYPSTVREALAELHGEDRVSRQKRASGGAGNNPYEYTAIQPSELVGGVLDQVQRELNTIFTLDRLLDREKMNDETVSKPVTIVVDDSNDFHDSSGSSASNDSNDLTDSNEFTDKTEREK; from the coding sequence ATGACTTCTGACAATACCGATGAGCGTCGGGTACCCGACGAATCCGACGCCCATCCCGAGGCGGGCGAGGGCGAGGCGACCGACGCGTCGCCACGGGGCTCGTCGGCGTCACCTGGCGATACAGCCCGGACCGAAGCGGGCACCCCGGATCGGACGAAGACCGCCGACGAGGTCGACCAGCGAATCGTCGACCTCCTCTCCTGGATTCTCGACACCGAGACCCGGGCGAAGATTTACATCCACCTGCTGGCCAATCCAGGGAGCACGTCGGAGGAAGTGTCTCGAGGGACGGGGCTGTACCCGAGTACGGTTCGCGAGGCACTGGCGGAACTGCACGGCGAAGACCGCGTTAGCCGACAGAAACGGGCGAGTGGTGGCGCCGGCAACAATCCCTACGAGTACACGGCGATCCAGCCGAGCGAACTCGTAGGCGGCGTCCTCGATCAGGTCCAGCGCGAACTCAACACGATATTCACCCTCGATCGACTCCTCGACCGCGAGAAGATGAACGACGAAACGGTGTCTAAGCCCGTAACAATTGTCGTCGACGACTCGAATGACTTCCACGATTCGAGCGGGTCAAGCGCCTCCAACGACTCCAACGATCTGACCGACTCAAACGAGTTCACAGACAAAACGGAACGCGAGAAATAG
- a CDS encoding inorganic phosphate transporter: protein MLSAVLVVGVVASLFVGFNIGGSSTGIAWGPAVGAGLLKKTTAAALMTFFVFLGGWTVGRNVMDTLSEGIITTEISLTAGVAVLFFIGFGILVANVFGVPVPTSMTTVGAIAGLGLATDTLNFATIGEIVTWWIVTPVVGLWVGAVLGRYVYPELNQRYAIRNTPGPLLALDRSGNFPKPALGPNTTRQELAGTVVVFVVGCYMAFSAGASNVPNAVAPLVSSNAIPDNTAIIIATVAIGIGGFTIARRTMESVGSELSDIPLLAALIVMLTASTITTTLSYMGIPISLVMGSVMTIVGLGWGRATRPIAARDVIRGDTDVEIEMGALTAEPQAPVTKIGEREPPEVLNASDLFNPRAIMKYVSMWIIGPSLATILSYLFFVLVPIST, encoded by the coding sequence ATGCTCTCTGCCGTGTTAGTCGTCGGCGTCGTCGCTTCGTTGTTCGTCGGGTTCAACATCGGCGGATCGTCGACGGGGATCGCCTGGGGGCCCGCCGTCGGTGCTGGACTGCTCAAGAAAACGACCGCCGCAGCGCTGATGACGTTCTTCGTCTTCCTGGGCGGGTGGACGGTCGGCCGAAACGTGATGGACACGCTCAGCGAAGGAATCATCACGACCGAAATCAGCCTCACGGCCGGCGTCGCCGTGCTCTTCTTCATCGGCTTCGGGATCCTCGTAGCGAACGTCTTCGGGGTCCCCGTCCCCACCTCGATGACCACTGTCGGAGCCATCGCCGGCCTCGGGCTGGCGACGGACACGCTCAATTTCGCGACGATCGGCGAAATCGTGACCTGGTGGATCGTCACCCCGGTCGTCGGCCTCTGGGTCGGGGCAGTGCTCGGCCGCTACGTCTACCCGGAACTCAATCAGCGGTACGCGATCCGGAATACGCCGGGTCCGTTGCTCGCCCTCGACCGGAGCGGCAATTTCCCGAAACCCGCCCTCGGGCCGAACACAACCCGGCAGGAACTGGCCGGAACGGTTGTCGTCTTCGTCGTCGGCTGTTACATGGCGTTCAGCGCCGGCGCCAGCAACGTTCCGAACGCCGTCGCCCCGCTCGTCAGCAGTAACGCTATTCCGGACAACACCGCGATCATCATCGCCACGGTCGCGATTGGAATCGGTGGCTTTACCATCGCGAGACGGACGATGGAGTCAGTGGGGAGCGAACTCAGTGACATACCGCTGCTGGCGGCCCTGATCGTGATGCTTACGGCCTCGACGATCACGACGACGCTCTCGTACATGGGCATCCCGATCAGCCTCGTCATGGGATCGGTGATGACCATCGTCGGCCTCGGCTGGGGGCGAGCAACGCGTCCGATCGCCGCCCGAGACGTTATTCGCGGAGACACCGACGTCGAAATCGAGATGGGCGCGTTGACCGCAGAACCGCAGGCGCCGGTGACGAAAATCGGCGAACGTGAGCCCCCTGAGGTGTTGAACGCGAGCGATCTGTTCAATCCGCGAGCGATCATGAAGTACGTCTCGATGTGGATCATCGGGCCGTCGCTCGCGACGATTCTCTCCTATCTGTTCTTCGTCCTGGTTCCGATTAGTACCTAA
- a CDS encoding universal stress protein, with translation MISRVLVPIDDSEMAEHALEHALEVYPDADITVMHIVGEPSPMWGEAAGLALSDDLEASAEASAEPVLEKAAAVAADHGREITTTVQLGHPARAIVNQAEDYDVVVLGSHGGSLLDRVIVGNVAETVFRRSPVPVTVVR, from the coding sequence ATGATCTCACGCGTTCTCGTCCCGATCGACGATTCCGAGATGGCCGAACACGCCCTCGAGCACGCCCTCGAGGTGTACCCCGACGCAGACATCACCGTGATGCACATCGTCGGCGAACCGTCGCCGATGTGGGGGGAAGCGGCCGGACTCGCGCTGTCCGACGACCTCGAGGCGTCCGCCGAAGCGAGTGCCGAACCGGTACTCGAGAAAGCGGCGGCCGTCGCGGCAGACCACGGTCGAGAGATTACGACGACGGTGCAACTCGGCCATCCCGCGCGGGCGATCGTGAACCAGGCCGAAGACTACGACGTCGTCGTGCTCGGGAGCCACGGCGGTTCGCTCCTGGATCGGGTCATCGTCGGGAACGTTGCCGAGACGGTTTTCCGGCGGTCGCCGGTTCCCGTGACGGTCGTGCGATGA
- a CDS encoding DUF790 family protein — protein MLRKELLRVSRAGGGYHLQFADREHRPLAARVIGTFQGHVGEQWGTLEDALAGLEADAPDFKLARGFAALCEREATFETDAPFDPERIRPAVFEAAEAVGVVAEEERAMALVGAAESRDVSADALEAGLFADLEERQVLAELDVPWDPNGLVAQYNLSLAQTALFDATEVRVRSSDPKALISAVKRLRLMYEIEVPEEGDRIVVVTGPTALFRATRRYGTRFARLLRTVAKAEEWSLEATIDDRGTERTLTLSDADPVRVPDTDPVTEVSFDSGVEIDFAARFSNLDLEWDLVREPEPLSTGTRAMIPDFAFDYRHDDFRVYFEIMGFWTPEYVEKKLGQLEGLEDVDMIVAVDESLGAGEAIEARDHRAIPFRGTVRLKDVADVLREYETDLVAASAERLPDELVLDEDVIALADLAARHGVGEDALEAVAFPDHERVGRSLVRPGVLAALREDLEAGLSLAEVETVLEEVGLAETSATLSRLGYRVEWEGLGGGVLRRSE, from the coding sequence ATGCTGCGCAAGGAACTGCTCCGCGTCTCCCGGGCCGGCGGCGGCTACCACCTCCAGTTCGCCGACCGCGAGCACCGGCCACTTGCTGCCCGCGTCATCGGGACGTTCCAGGGCCACGTCGGGGAGCAGTGGGGAACGCTCGAGGACGCGCTGGCCGGTCTCGAGGCCGACGCGCCCGACTTCAAACTCGCTCGGGGATTCGCCGCCCTGTGCGAGCGCGAGGCCACCTTCGAGACGGACGCTCCCTTCGATCCCGAACGGATTCGCCCGGCGGTGTTCGAGGCGGCCGAAGCCGTCGGCGTCGTCGCCGAGGAAGAGCGGGCGATGGCGCTCGTGGGCGCCGCGGAAAGCCGCGACGTGTCGGCGGACGCCCTCGAGGCGGGCCTGTTCGCCGACCTCGAGGAGCGCCAGGTGCTCGCCGAATTGGACGTCCCGTGGGATCCGAACGGCCTCGTCGCCCAGTACAACCTCTCGCTGGCCCAGACGGCGCTGTTCGACGCGACCGAGGTCCGCGTTCGGTCGTCCGATCCGAAGGCGTTGATTTCGGCGGTCAAACGGCTCCGGCTGATGTACGAAATCGAAGTTCCAGAGGAGGGAGACCGAATCGTCGTCGTCACCGGCCCCACCGCACTCTTTCGAGCCACCAGACGGTACGGAACCCGGTTCGCACGCCTCCTGCGCACCGTCGCGAAGGCCGAGGAGTGGTCGCTCGAAGCGACGATCGACGACCGGGGAACCGAGCGGACGCTCACGCTATCGGACGCCGATCCCGTGCGGGTGCCCGACACCGACCCGGTCACCGAAGTGTCCTTCGACAGCGGCGTCGAGATCGATTTCGCCGCCCGATTCTCGAACCTGGACCTCGAGTGGGATCTCGTTCGCGAACCCGAACCCCTATCGACGGGGACGCGGGCGATGATCCCCGACTTCGCGTTCGACTACCGTCACGACGACTTCCGGGTCTACTTCGAGATCATGGGCTTCTGGACGCCCGAGTACGTCGAGAAGAAACTCGGCCAGCTCGAGGGCCTCGAGGACGTGGACATGATCGTGGCCGTCGACGAGTCCCTCGGGGCCGGCGAGGCCATCGAGGCAAGAGACCACCGGGCGATCCCGTTCCGCGGAACGGTTCGATTGAAGGACGTCGCCGACGTGCTCCGCGAGTACGAGACGGATCTGGTCGCGGCGAGTGCCGAACGCCTCCCGGACGAACTGGTCCTGGACGAGGACGTGATCGCGCTGGCCGACCTCGCCGCCCGCCACGGCGTCGGAGAGGACGCCCTCGAGGCGGTGGCGTTTCCCGACCACGAACGTGTCGGACGATCGCTCGTTCGCCCCGGCGTGCTCGCGGCGCTGCGAGAGGACCTCGAAGCCGGGCTTTCGCTGGCCGAGGTTGAGACGGTCCTCGAGGAGGTCGGACTCGCGGAGACGAGTGCCACCCTCTCGCGACTGGGGTATCGCGTCGAGTGGGAGGGGTTGGGCGGTGGCGTGTTACGCCGAAGTGAGTGA
- a CDS encoding DUF5820 family protein, which produces MSDFADLPEDWTVWSDQDDGRVVLAYRPDVFDADEYPAACLPTLYLTHGKRSRRPGVNPGNRSAEHDWHVTLYLEPEVHLQETNRFPTREEAVDCTLDLAERFAAGEIDFRELYQVPRERYLDALEELTGDGD; this is translated from the coding sequence ATGAGCGACTTCGCCGACCTCCCCGAGGACTGGACCGTCTGGAGTGACCAGGACGACGGTCGAGTCGTCCTCGCCTACCGTCCAGACGTGTTCGACGCTGACGAGTATCCGGCCGCGTGTCTCCCGACGCTGTATCTCACTCACGGCAAACGGTCACGCCGTCCAGGCGTCAACCCGGGCAACCGGTCCGCCGAGCACGACTGGCACGTCACCCTCTACCTCGAACCGGAAGTCCACCTCCAGGAGACCAACCGATTTCCGACCAGGGAGGAGGCCGTCGACTGCACGCTCGACCTGGCCGAGCGATTCGCCGCGGGCGAGATCGATTTCCGCGAGCTGTACCAGGTGCCTCGCGAGCGATACCTCGACGCACTCGAGGAGTTGACCGGCGACGGCGACTGA